A DNA window from Vigna unguiculata cultivar IT97K-499-35 chromosome 10, ASM411807v1, whole genome shotgun sequence contains the following coding sequences:
- the LOC114167237 gene encoding 25.3 kDa vesicle transport protein has translation MVKLTMIARVTDGLPLAEGLDDGRDLKDAEFYKQQVKALFKNLSRGHYEASRMSVETGPYVFHYIIEGRVCYLTMCDRAYPKKLAFQYLEELRNEFERVNGSQIETAARPYAFIKFDTFMQKTKKLYQDTHTQRNIAKLNDELYEVHQIMTRNVQEVLGVGEQLDQVSQMSSRLSSESRIYADKARDLNRQALIRKWAPVAIVFGVVFVLFWIKNKIW, from the exons ATGGTGAAGTTGACTATGATTGCCCGTGTTACTGATGGTCTTCCGCTAGCTGAGGGACTGGATGATGGTCGTGATCTTAAAGATGCGGAATTTTACAAACAGCAAGTCAAGGCTTTGTTTAAGAATCTCTCAAGAGGACATTATGAAGCATCAAGGATGTCAGTTGAAACTGGACCTTACGTTTTTCA TTATATCATAGAAGGACGGGTCTGTTACTTGACAATGTGTGACCGTGCATACCCTAAGAAACTAGCCTTTCAGTATCTTGAAGAGCTCAGGAACGAGTTTGAGCGCGTTAATGGGTCACAAATTGAAACTGCTGCCAGACCTTATGCCTTCATTAAATTTG atACATTTATGCAGAAGACAAAGAAACTTTACCAGGATACCCATACTCAGCGCAATATTGCTAAATTGAATGATGAACTTTATGAAGTCCACCAGATAATGACTCGTAATGTGCAGGAAGTTCTTGGTGTTGGTGAACAGTTGGACC AGGTCAGCCAAATGTCCAGTCGCTTATCATCAGAATCTCGCATATATGCTGATAAGGCCAGAGATTTAAATAGACAG GCTCTGATTCGGAAGTGGGCCCCTGTTGCTATTGTTTTTGGAGTTGTCTTCGTACTTTTCTggatcaaaaataaaatatggtga
- the LOC114166346 gene encoding zinc finger CCCH domain-containing protein 62-like, translating into MAIEDSPMELIEISTKSEGSDSDSEWEDSGEDSDYDALEETHSKFSNLSLKQKEKARSIEEKGRGEEVLATTASVNDGENFGKVQKLIEEGLLEKLKVDECKLYLRKNGLRLTGNKDTLIERIREHLKILNGGEKKYPPSSFVLNCKGDACTGDVVLFEQNVYEMFSIASRSATGPSCGKRIVAGRIVKESYGAAKQQHTFTIEVLWSKGEKPLPPLYPLLIKGRNLYRLKTLRQKWEDEAKRQRILMEKHSRGSLARADREARVQEKEKRKSTKENRVSKKEARNQRQSNSHITRPQYQPQGTNVVINTENPEFPSRNSVLPFNIMEERSSILNNPAAIFGGTSFAVHSMHNQQAWNYTSDFRNTFDIGRVRGADIGANYNYADPHFRENLHSFVNCHPNMAQKTTGFPMGTHHRIPLANANHSHPFMAPNRESFKVNQVCRHYSRGRCYFGDNCKFLHDLRDRGNA; encoded by the exons ATGGCGATCGAAGATTCTCCTATGGAACTGATCGAAATCTCTACGAAATCCGAAGGATCCGACTCGGATTCCGAATGGGAGGACTCGGGAGAAGACTCCGATTACGACGCGCTCGAAGAAACTCATAGCAAATTCTCAAACCTCTCACTTAAGCAAAAGGAAAAAGCGCG CTCTATCGAGGAGAAGGGTCGAGGTGAGGAAGTGTTGGCGACCACTGCATCTGTAAATGATGGAGAGAATTTTGGGAAAGTTCAAAAGTTAATCGAAG AGGGATTGTTGGAGAAATTGAAAGTGGATGAATGCAAGTTGTATTTGAGGAAGAATGGTCTAAGGCTAACTGGAAACAAGGACACACTTATAGAACGCATAAGGGAGCATTTGAA GATTTTAAATGGAGGGGAGAAGAAGTATCCGCCTTCTAGCTTTGTGTTAAATTGTAAAG GTGATGCATGCACTGGTGATGTTGTTTTGTTTGAGCAAAATGTCTATGAAAT GTTTAGCATCGCATCCCGGAGTGCTACTGGTCCATCTTGTGGCAAAAGGATTGTTGCAGGCCGCATAGTGAAAGAAAGCTATGGTGCTGCTAAACAACAGCATACATTTACG ATTGAAGTGCTCTGGAGTAAAGGAGAAAAGCCTCTCCCTCCCCTTTACCCCCTACTGATTAAGGGTCGAAACCTTTACAGGCTGAAGACTTTGAGACAG AAATGGGAAGATGAAGCAAAAAGGCAGAGAATATTGATGGAAAAACACTCTAGGGGATCTCTTGCTAGGGCAGATAGAGAAGCAAGGGTtcaagaaaaggagaagagaaaGAGTACTAAGGAAAATAG GGTCTCCAAAAAGGAAGCAAGGAACCAACGTCAATCAAATTCACACATTACAAGGCCACAATATCAACCTCAAGGAACAAATGTAGTCATTAATACAGAAAACCCTGAATTTCCATCTCGAAATTCAGTTTTACCTTTCAATATAATGGAAGAAAGATCCTCTATTTTAAACAATCCAGCAGCAATTTTTGGTGGAACATCATTTGCTGTTCACAGTATGCATAATCAACAAGCTTGGAATTACACAAGTGACTTTAGGAATACTTTTGATATTGGTCGTGTTAGAGGAGCAGATATTGGTGCAAACTATAATTATGCAGACCCCCATTTCAGAGAAAACCTACATAGTTTTGTGAACTGCCACCCTAACATGGCTCAGAAGACAACTGGATTTCCAATGGGCACTCATCATAGAATACCTTTGGCAAATGCAAACCACTCTCACCCATTTATGGCACCCAACAGAGAAAGCTTTAAGGTAAATCAGGTGTGCAGACATTATTCCCGTGGAAGGTGCTATTTTGGGGATAACTGCAAATTCTTACATGATCTTAGAGACAGAGGGAATGCATga
- the LOC114166091 gene encoding protein PHYTOCHROME-DEPENDENT LATE-FLOWERING — protein MGVSFKVSKTGTRFRPKSIPQPLEGASDNSKSQSGLVEAGENIAQIPQSSASSETLSLAEREASFTLNLFADGYSIGKPSENEAANTTKYQDFPKLLHPYDRSSESLFLAIESGHLPGDILDDIPAKYVDGALICEVHDYRRCSFDKGSSVSAESSPTVSKVCLKMSLENIVKDIPSITDKSWTYGDLMEVESKILKSLQPKLHLDPTPKLDRLCESPLPAKLNLPRKRLRNMPEFAVTSTNKIHGKKVCIDRVQEASIGRLGDSGNTSSNAIVQQTHENQSMQNLTPNVAMALRPKNFIPDSSIPNFPMMSHQPRYGMAVGTARSLQEQGPVPSINSSGASPSAQDVMISYADHANSSASLHGKRDQDGQASPLSNIAKRMRPTSAVVEAMQHQQIGSHVESLQGSDMNWQNTLQQQALARGIQYGSGGIQKFSQQVFEGGVNQEMGAVSFTAGQQGMRLVAKEEQFEIDKVDGAETNRNRSEMEMETNILDPQQLRLQQRLPQHAYMRPNFPQAAWNLGQHIDKETKKDDQHQKRKSVQSPRLSTGALPHSPLSSKSGEFSNGAVGPSFGPSSMAAVPGTAQKDKTSMVSVPATVGTPSGDSTQRQQQAQLAAKRRSSSLPKTPAMNGVGSPASVGTTSVPLNANSPSVVTSSLVDQGLQNMLERFSKIEMVTMRHQLNFKKNRVEDFQMKKQNVYVTSPIAPYIASSTSSEGVIDDSISLSKSLIGGSMNACKMRILTFCVPERVVQGNHVSLVPRLRTRMIIYEKSDGTVALYYGDVEEADYLAAEDYLLTLPNTHSADLLAEQFCSQMIREGYVKEDDRIQLKPNLVNLPSGNQSTAPNNAVVEMQQYGEPVPGQSSNEIAKPVSGNNASINLSQNLVTNPRMLPPGNPQALQISQGLLSSASMSSRPQQLDSQQTVQQQQQQQMQQNQHTLIQQQNSQFQRSPMMLGTNQLSHLNPVGQNSNMPLGNHILNKSSALQMQMFQQQQQQQQQPQMQRKMMVGLGTNVGMGNLRNNLVGLAPMGNPMGMGSARGGIGGSGISAPMTSIAGMGNMGQNPMNLSQTSNITNSISQQFRSGSLNSTSAEILSKLRLVPTRNMMGSPQSNLAGISGARQMHPGTAGLSIMGRTNAMQRPMGPPKMMAGMNLYMNQQQQQQQHQQPQQQQQHQQQLQLQQQLQQQQQQETSSQLQAVVSPPQVGSPSMGVPPLNQQTQQQASPQQMSQRTPMSPQISSGAIHAISAGNPEACPASPQLSSQTLGSVSSITNSPMDMQGVNKSNSVTNAQ, from the exons AGTGGTCTTGTTGAGGCTGGTGAAAACATTGCTCAGATTCCACAGTCATCTGCTTCATCTGAAACTCTTTCATTAGCAG AGAGAGAAGCTTCTTTCACATTGAACCTGTTTGCAGATGGTTATTCTATTGGAAAACCTTCAGAG AATGAGGCAGCAAATACCACAAAATATCAAGATTTTCCAAAGTTGTTACATCCCTATGATAGGTCATCTGAAAGTCTTTTCTTG GCCATTGAGTCAGGTCACTTGCCTGGGGATATTCTTGATGATATACCTGCCAAATATGTTGATGGAGCACTAATATGTGAG GTGCATGATTATCGAAGATGCTCTTTTGACAAAGGGAGTAGTGTGTCTGCAGAAAGTTCTCCTACTGTTAGCAAAGTATGCCTCAAGATGTCCCTAGAAAATATTGTTAAGGACATTCCATCGATTACTGACAAGTCTTGGACATATGGTGATCTGATG GAAGTTGAATCAAAGATACTGAAATCATTACAACCAAAACTTCATCTAGACCCTACACCAAAGTTAGATCGGCTGTGCGAAAGTCCACTTCCTGCAAAG CTGAATTTGCCAAGAAAGCGATTAAGGAATATGCCAGAGTTTGCTGTTACTTCTACCAATAAAATTCATGGGAAGAAAGTATGCATAGATAGAGTTCAAGAAGCTTCAATTGGCAGGTTAGGTGATTCGGGAAACACATCTTCCAATGCTATTGTACAGCAGACCCATGAAAATCAATCCATGCAAAATCTTACTCCTAATGTTGCCATGGCCTTGAGACCTAAGAATTTTATACCTGATTCTTCCATCCCTAACTTTCCAATGATGTCCCATCAACCAAGATATGGAATGGCAGTTGGAACTGCAAGAAGTTTGCAGGAGCAAGGACCAGTTCCTTCTATTAATTCATCCGGGGCATCTCCTTCTGCTCAAGATGTCATGATTTCATATGCTGATCATGCAAACTCAAGTGCTTCTCTTCATGGAAAAAGGGATCAAGACGGACAAGCATCACCTTTATCCAATATTGCAAAAAGAATGAGGCCTACGTCTGCTGTTGTTGAAGCAATGCAGCATCAGCAAATAGGTTCACATGTTGAATCCCTTCAAGGATCAGATATGAATTGGCAGAATACATTGCAACAACAAGCTTTGGCCAGAGGTATTCAGTATGGAAGTGGTGGCATTCAGAAGTTTTCTCAGCAGGTTTTTGAAGGGGGGGTGAACCAAGAGATGGGGGCAGTTTCCTTTACTGCTGGTCAGCAGGGCATGAGATTGGTTGCAAAAGAAGAACAGTTTGAAATTGACAAAGTAGATGGTGCAGAGACAAACCGCAATAGGAGTGAGATGGAAATGGAAACAAACATATTAGATCCACAACAGTTACGGCTTCAGCAACGATTGCCACAGCATGCATATATGAGACCTAATTTCCCTCAGGCAGCCTGGAACCTGGGTCAGCATATAgacaaagaaacaaaaaaagacGACCAGCATCAGAAAAGGAAATCAGTTCAGAGTCCTCGGTTATCTACTGGGGCATTACCTCACTCCCCATTATCTTCAAAATCAGGTGAATTTTCTAATGGTGCTGTGGGACCAAGTTTTGGACCATCTTCAATGGCTGCTGTGCCGGGAACAGCACAGAAAGACAAGACTTCAATGGTCTCAGTTCCTGCTACTGTTGGAACACCATCTGGTGATTCTACGCAAAGACAGCAACAGGCACAACTAGCTGCAAAACGGAGATCCAGTTCCCTTCCTAAGACTCCAGCAATGAATGGAGTTGGCTCTCCTGCTAGTGTTGGTACGACCAGTGTCCCACTGAATGCAAATAGCCCCTCAGTTGTGACATCGAGTTTGGTTGATCAAGGCCTTCAAAATATGCTTGAACGATTCTCAAAAATTGAAATGGTCACAATGAG GCATCAACTTAACTTTAAGAAGAACAGGGTCGAGGATTTTCAGATGAAGAAGCAAAATGTATATGTAACATCACCTATAGCACCATATATAGCCAGTTCAACTAGTAGTGAGGGAGTGATAGATGATTCAATTTCTTTGTCAAAGTCGCTTATAGGTGGAAGTATGAATGCGTGTAAAATGAGAATATTAACTTTTTGTGTGCCTGAGCGTGTAGTTCAAG GAAATCATGTTTCTCTAGTTCCAAGATTGCGTACTCGGATGATAATATACGAGAAATCGGATGGTACTGTGGCTCTGTATTATGGGGATGTTGAAGAGGCTGATTACCTAGCTGCAGAGGATTATCTCCTCACATTACCCAATACT CATTCTGCGGATTTGCTTGCTGAACAGTTCTGTTCACAG ATGATACGTGAAGGATATGTGAAGGAAGATGACCGTATCCAACTTAAACCAAACCTTGTGAACCTTCCATCGGGCAATCAATCTACTGCTCCTAATAATGCTGTAGTTGAAATGCAACAATATGGAGAACCCGTTCCTGGCCAGTCTTCTAATGAAATTGCAAAACCAGTTTCTGGAAATAATGCATCCATAAACCTATCCCAGAATCTTGTAACAAACCCAAGAATGTTGCCACCTGGAAACCCCCAAGCCTTACAGATTTCTCAAGGACTTCTCTCAAGTGCTTCAATGTCTTCAAGACCACAGCAACTGGACTCGCAACAAACTGTacagcaacagcagcagcagcagatGCAACAAAATCAACACACACTCATTCAACAGCAGAATTCCCAGTTCCAGAGATCTCCTATGATGCTTGGGACAAATCAGCTTTCACACTTAAATCCAGTCGGACAGAACTCCAACATGCCGTTAGGTAATCACATCCTCAACAAGTCTTCAGCTCTCCAGATGCAGATGTTCCAACAacaacagcagcagcagcagcagccaCAAATGCAAAGGAAAATGATGGTGGGACTTGGAACCAATGTGGGAATGGGTAACTTGAGAAACAACCTAGTTGGGCTTGCACCCATGGGCAATCCTATGGGGATGGGAAGTGCTAGGGGAGGAATAGGAGGAAGTGGAATCTCAGCTCCAATGACATCTATAGCTGGCATGGGAAATATGGGTCAGAACCCAATGAATCTTAGCCAGACTTCAAATATTACTAATTCCATAAGCCAACAATTCAGATCTGGATCGCTAAATTCCACATCTGCTGAGATTTTATCCAAGCTTAGATTGGTACCGACTCGAAATATGATGGGTTCCCCTCAGTCAAACTTAGCTGGCATCTCTGGTGCCAGACAAATGCACCCTGGCACTGCTGGTCTTTCAATAATGGGTAGGACTAATGCAATGCAGCGGCCAATGGGTCCACCAAAGATGATGGCAGGGATGAATCTTTATATGaatcagcagcagcagcagcagcagcatcaACAACCCCAACAACAGCAGCAACACCAACAGCAGTTACAACTACAACAACAGttgcagcagcagcagcagcaagaAACAAGTTCACAATTGCAGGCAGTTGTTTCTCCCCCACAGGTGGGATCTCCATCAATGGGAGTTCCACCACTGAACCAACAAACACAGCAGCAAGCAAGCCCTCAGCAAATGAGTCAACGAACTCCGATGAGTCCCCAAATAAGCTCAGGTGCAATTCATGCCATAAGTGCCGGTAATCCCGAAGCTTGTCCTGCCAGTCCACAGTTGAGCTCTCAGACCCTCGGCTCTGTTAGTAGTATAACAAACTCCCCCATGGATATGCAAGGTGTTAACAAGAGCAACTCTGTCACTAATGCACAATGA